A single window of Actinoallomurus bryophytorum DNA harbors:
- a CDS encoding alpha/beta fold hydrolase, with protein sequence MTTDFGELASDSHGTDDDRPPLVLLHGLSYDRRQWGPALRELAVVDPGRRTVCFDLPGHGESPPRATYPLDEIAAIVHDAVDEAGLDAPVVVGHSYGGALATSYAAAYPVRGVINVDQPLWAGAFAALLRRSEPALRSPGYLRVWESLLSGMGIEELPPAARELVRTATTPRQDLLLGYWAELMTGPAGQLDDRRARELATIYARGVPYHHVAGNDLAPAYRDWLESLLPGVTVTVLPGGGHFPHLAGPAEFAKILAA encoded by the coding sequence ATGACCACGGACTTCGGTGAGCTCGCCTCCGACAGTCACGGCACCGACGACGACCGCCCGCCGCTGGTCCTGCTGCACGGCCTGAGCTATGACCGGCGGCAGTGGGGTCCCGCCCTGCGCGAGCTGGCCGTCGTCGACCCCGGGCGGCGCACCGTGTGTTTCGACCTGCCCGGCCACGGGGAGTCCCCGCCGCGCGCGACCTACCCTCTCGACGAGATCGCCGCGATCGTGCACGACGCCGTGGACGAGGCCGGGCTCGACGCGCCGGTCGTCGTCGGTCACTCGTACGGAGGCGCGCTCGCCACGAGCTACGCCGCCGCCTATCCGGTCCGCGGCGTGATCAACGTGGATCAGCCGTTGTGGGCCGGTGCCTTCGCCGCCCTGCTGCGCCGGTCCGAACCGGCGCTGCGGAGCCCCGGCTATCTGCGGGTCTGGGAGAGCCTGCTGTCCGGGATGGGCATCGAAGAGCTGCCGCCCGCCGCCCGTGAGCTCGTTCGTACGGCCACCACACCTCGTCAGGACCTCCTCCTCGGGTACTGGGCCGAACTCATGACCGGTCCGGCCGGGCAACTCGACGACCGCCGCGCCCGCGAGCTGGCCACCATTTACGCGCGCGGCGTCCCGTACCACCATGTCGCCGGGAACGACCTCGCGCCGGCGTACCGCGACTGGCTGGAGTCGCTGCTGCCCGGTGTCACCGTCACCGTGCTCCCGGGCGGCGGCCACTTCCCGCACCTGGCCGGCCCGGCCGAGTTCGCCAAGATCCTGGCGGCCTGA
- a CDS encoding M20 metallopeptidase family protein codes for MGAHIVTTADLHEDLVRLRRALHREPELGLELPRTREKVLAALDGLPVEITEGAKLSSVTAVLRGPAPGPAVLLRGDMDALPLTERTGLPYASEIEGRMHACGHDLHTAMLVGAARLLSGTDFAGSVVFMFQPGEEGHAGARHMIEEGVLEAVGERPVAAYAIHVNSAGTPHGVFRTRRGPIMSATDDLKVTVAGAGGHGSMPHLAKDPIPVASAMVLALQTFVTRTFNVFDPVVITVGAFNAGTVSGTIPAEARLGVTMRSFSTEARERVRTGVHDLVSGIAAAHGLTVTLEETFGYPVTVNADAEAELVASTVSELYGAERFHWMPAPIAAAEDFSFVLREVPGAILHLGACPPDRDPRTAPNNHAPNAVFDDAVLTDGAALLAELALRRLATAT; via the coding sequence ATGGGGGCTCATATCGTCACCACCGCGGATCTGCACGAGGACCTCGTACGCCTCCGGCGCGCCCTGCACCGGGAGCCCGAACTGGGCCTGGAGCTGCCGCGCACACGGGAGAAGGTGCTCGCGGCCCTGGACGGGCTCCCGGTGGAGATCACCGAAGGCGCGAAGCTGTCCTCGGTGACGGCGGTGCTGCGCGGCCCGGCGCCGGGCCCGGCCGTGCTGTTGCGTGGCGACATGGACGCGCTGCCGCTGACCGAGCGGACCGGCCTCCCGTACGCGTCCGAGATCGAGGGCCGGATGCACGCGTGCGGACATGACCTGCACACCGCGATGCTCGTGGGCGCGGCACGTCTCCTCTCGGGCACGGACTTCGCCGGGAGCGTCGTCTTCATGTTCCAGCCGGGTGAGGAGGGTCATGCCGGCGCACGCCACATGATCGAGGAAGGGGTGCTGGAGGCCGTCGGCGAGCGACCCGTCGCCGCGTACGCCATCCATGTGAACTCCGCGGGCACACCTCACGGGGTGTTCCGTACGCGACGTGGCCCGATCATGTCGGCCACCGACGACCTGAAGGTGACGGTGGCCGGCGCGGGCGGCCACGGCTCCATGCCGCACCTGGCCAAGGACCCGATCCCGGTGGCGAGTGCGATGGTCCTCGCCCTCCAGACCTTCGTGACGAGGACCTTCAACGTCTTCGACCCGGTGGTGATCACCGTCGGCGCCTTCAACGCGGGTACCGTGTCCGGCACCATCCCGGCCGAGGCGCGGCTCGGTGTCACCATGCGCTCCTTCTCCACCGAGGCGCGAGAACGTGTCCGCACGGGTGTACACGACCTGGTGTCCGGCATTGCCGCCGCCCACGGCCTCACCGTGACCCTGGAGGAGACGTTCGGTTACCCGGTGACGGTCAACGCCGACGCCGAGGCGGAGCTCGTCGCGTCCACCGTGAGCGAGCTGTACGGCGCGGAGCGGTTCCATTGGATGCCGGCCCCCATCGCGGCGGCCGAGGACTTCTCCTTCGTCCTGCGGGAGGTGCCCGGAGCGATCCTTCACCTCGGCGCGTGCCCGCCGGACCGCGATCCGCGTACCGCTCCGAACAACCACGCGCCGAACGCGGTCTTCGACGACGCGGTCCTGACCGACGGTGCCGCGCTCCTGGCGGAACTGGCCCTGCGACGGCTCGCCACGGCGACCTGA
- a CDS encoding MMPL family transporter, with amino-acid sequence MGGTFAALAQLPSAPIAEVGIAVALGVLLDTLLVRTVLVPAGLLILGERAWWPARPSGPGQRR; translated from the coding sequence CTGGGAGGCACCTTCGCCGCCCTCGCCCAGCTCCCGTCCGCCCCCATCGCCGAGGTCGGAATCGCCGTCGCCCTCGGTGTCCTGCTCGACACCCTGCTGGTCCGCACCGTACTCGTCCCCGCCGGCCTGCTCATTCTCGGAGAACGCGCCTGGTGGCCCGCGCGACCCTCAGGACCCGGCCAGAGGCGATGA
- a CDS encoding sensor histidine kinase, translating to MSDIASRDLRQAVSGNRGMLRVANLTARAVGFVLVGVFTFAAHGPGTADVAVQIAVFTVTAVLMVVWALADRPATSGGRYAFLLPYVLGAITVMCGVASATPGGGNFIVLSVIAALSAGSGTSLAAGWIVVGLGVAAIEAAGLALGATAWVTVEYPGYLLVALLMGFNRRTHRVRADQSAALLAKSERLREEQAAVAALEERARIAREIHDVLAHSLGALGVHIQLTRAVLTDRNDVAQAVERLDQAHRMAADGLSETRRAVQALRGETLPLPEGLERLSADHRLRHDARVTFEVKGVPRPLPPDAGLALARIAQEALVNTAKHAPNQPVEMRLDYADADTSLVVVNPLGGDGDREGGLATANAGYGLTGMRERLLLLDGTLSAGRNGNDWVVMAKVPR from the coding sequence GTGAGTGACATCGCGTCGCGCGATCTCCGCCAGGCCGTGAGCGGCAATCGGGGGATGCTGCGGGTCGCGAACCTGACGGCGCGGGCGGTCGGGTTCGTCCTCGTCGGCGTCTTCACCTTCGCCGCCCACGGACCCGGTACCGCCGATGTCGCCGTACAGATCGCCGTGTTCACCGTCACGGCCGTCCTCATGGTCGTGTGGGCCCTCGCCGACCGGCCGGCGACCTCGGGCGGGCGCTACGCCTTCCTGCTGCCGTACGTCCTCGGGGCCATCACCGTCATGTGCGGCGTGGCATCGGCGACACCGGGGGGCGGGAACTTCATCGTGCTGAGCGTCATCGCGGCGCTGTCGGCGGGAAGCGGCACGAGCCTGGCGGCCGGGTGGATCGTCGTGGGGCTGGGTGTGGCCGCGATCGAGGCGGCGGGGCTGGCACTCGGCGCGACCGCCTGGGTCACGGTCGAGTACCCCGGCTACCTGCTCGTCGCCCTCCTGATGGGGTTCAACCGGCGCACTCATCGCGTACGGGCCGACCAGTCGGCCGCCCTGCTCGCCAAGTCCGAGCGGCTTCGCGAAGAGCAGGCCGCGGTCGCGGCCCTGGAAGAACGCGCACGTATCGCCCGCGAGATCCACGATGTGCTCGCTCACTCACTCGGTGCGCTGGGGGTCCACATCCAGCTCACCCGGGCCGTTCTCACCGACCGGAACGACGTGGCACAGGCGGTCGAGCGCCTGGACCAGGCCCACCGGATGGCCGCCGACGGGCTCAGCGAGACCCGCCGGGCCGTACAGGCCCTCCGTGGGGAGACCTTGCCGCTCCCGGAGGGACTGGAGAGGCTGAGCGCGGACCATCGGCTCCGTCACGACGCACGAGTGACCTTCGAGGTCAAGGGCGTGCCGCGCCCGCTGCCGCCCGACGCCGGCCTCGCGCTCGCCCGCATCGCCCAGGAGGCGCTGGTCAACACGGCCAAGCACGCCCCGAACCAGCCCGTCGAGATGCGGCTCGACTACGCCGACGCCGACACCAGCCTCGTGGTGGTCAACCCCCTGGGCGGTGATGGCGACCGCGAAGGAGGACTCGCCACGGCGAACGCCGGGTACGGGCTGACCGGAATGCGCGAACGCCTCCTTCTCCTCGACGGCACACTGAGCGCCGGGCGGAACGGGAACGACTGGGTCGTCATGGCGAAGGTCCCGCGGTGA
- a CDS encoding response regulator, giving the protein MTGRPTPLRIVVADDQASVREGLVVLLGLLPDIEVVAAAADGQAALDAVAAEHPDAILLDLHMPVLDGIETTRRLTQSHPDVAIVVLTTYADDSSVLAALRAGARSYLTKDASREHIAQALRSAATGLSVLDPGVQAALVAAAGPQRRPRRLPDGLTRREAEILAMIARGMTNPDIAADLCLSAHTVKSHINRIFAKTGSADRVAAIRYARDHALG; this is encoded by the coding sequence GTGACCGGGCGGCCCACACCGCTGCGGATCGTCGTCGCCGACGACCAGGCCAGCGTGCGTGAGGGGCTCGTCGTGCTGCTCGGCCTGCTCCCCGACATCGAGGTGGTGGCCGCCGCGGCCGACGGCCAGGCCGCTCTCGACGCGGTCGCCGCCGAGCATCCCGACGCGATCCTTCTCGATCTCCACATGCCCGTACTCGACGGAATCGAGACCACGCGCCGGCTGACCCAGAGCCACCCCGACGTCGCGATCGTGGTCCTGACGACGTACGCCGACGACTCGTCGGTCCTCGCCGCCCTGCGCGCCGGCGCCCGCAGCTACCTCACCAAGGACGCCAGCCGAGAACACATCGCCCAGGCGCTGCGCAGCGCCGCCACCGGCCTTTCGGTCCTCGACCCCGGCGTCCAGGCCGCGCTGGTCGCGGCCGCGGGACCGCAGAGACGCCCGCGGAGGCTCCCCGACGGGTTGACGCGGCGCGAGGCGGAGATCCTCGCGATGATCGCCCGAGGCATGACCAACCCCGATATCGCGGCCGACCTCTGCCTCAGCGCCCACACCGTCAAGAGCCACATCAATCGGATCTTCGCCAAGACCGGCTCGGCCGACCGCGTCGCCGCGATCCGCTATGCCCGCGACCACGCACTCGGATAG
- a CDS encoding Ig domain-containing protein, which produces MRFSLFRQPRKVFLWIAVLGLTISVSSAVRADTTPARTAAPAAAAAHRVLFDNTKAETAGNADWIIGTSQPDPLGQDSTPNAETDWTGALSSWGVALQKTGQYSLKTLPAGNTITYGNTSSALDLSNFDSFVLPEPNVQLSSAEKTAVMRFVQNGGGLFLISDHTGSDRDNDGWDSPKVISDLLTANGVDNTDPFGFSVDSLNITTDNPVAIRDGSNPIINGPFGTVRGSILRNGTTFTLHPADNANVKGLVYLTTATPSGNTGAFLVSSTFGSGRVAIWGDSSTIDDGTGQSGNTLYDGWNDPAGTDAAIALNTTAWLTGGSTGTPGGVGVTNPGAQTGTVGTAARLQISASDGAGGTLSYRATGLPSGLSVNASTGLISGTPTTAGTSQVTVTATDSTGPSGSASFTWTISGAGGGGTQLLGNPGFETGTAAPWTGTAKVIYSGTKEPARSGAWDAWLDGYGTTTTDTLSQQVTIPSSARSATLSYWLHVDTAETGTTAYDTLKVQLVNGSGTVLATLATYSNLDHVTGYAQHSVSLNGYVGQTVTLRFTGTEGTQKQTSFVLDDTALTTS; this is translated from the coding sequence GTGCGCTTTTCACTGTTCCGCCAGCCCAGAAAAGTGTTCCTCTGGATCGCCGTACTCGGCCTGACCATTTCTGTCAGCTCAGCCGTCCGCGCCGACACGACGCCCGCCCGCACGGCGGCACCCGCCGCCGCCGCCGCGCACCGTGTGCTGTTCGACAACACCAAGGCCGAAACGGCCGGCAACGCCGACTGGATCATCGGCACCAGCCAGCCCGACCCGCTGGGGCAGGACTCGACCCCGAACGCCGAGACCGACTGGACCGGCGCTCTGTCCTCCTGGGGCGTGGCGCTGCAGAAGACCGGTCAGTACAGCCTGAAGACGCTGCCGGCCGGCAACACGATCACCTATGGGAACACCTCGAGCGCCCTGGACCTGTCCAACTTCGACTCGTTCGTGCTGCCCGAGCCCAACGTCCAGCTGAGCTCGGCGGAGAAGACCGCGGTCATGCGGTTCGTCCAGAACGGCGGCGGGCTCTTTCTCATCTCCGACCACACCGGCAGCGACCGCGACAACGACGGCTGGGACTCCCCCAAGGTCATCAGTGACCTGCTCACCGCCAACGGCGTCGACAACACCGATCCGTTCGGCTTCTCGGTCGACAGCCTGAACATCACCACCGACAATCCGGTCGCGATCCGCGACGGCTCCAACCCGATCATCAACGGCCCGTTCGGCACGGTGAGAGGGAGCATTCTGCGGAACGGCACCACCTTCACCCTGCACCCCGCCGACAACGCGAACGTGAAGGGCCTGGTGTACCTGACCACCGCGACGCCCTCGGGCAACACGGGGGCCTTCCTCGTCAGCAGCACGTTCGGCAGCGGCCGGGTCGCCATCTGGGGTGACAGCTCCACCATCGACGACGGCACCGGGCAGTCGGGCAACACCCTGTACGACGGCTGGAACGACCCCGCGGGGACCGACGCCGCGATCGCGCTGAACACGACCGCCTGGCTCACCGGCGGTTCCACCGGCACGCCCGGCGGGGTCGGCGTCACCAATCCCGGAGCCCAGACCGGGACGGTCGGCACCGCCGCACGTCTGCAGATCTCCGCCTCCGACGGAGCCGGCGGCACCCTGTCCTACCGGGCCACCGGCCTGCCGTCGGGCCTGTCCGTCAACGCCTCGACCGGGCTGATCTCCGGTACGCCCACCACCGCCGGGACGAGCCAGGTCACGGTCACCGCGACCGACTCCACGGGACCATCCGGGTCGGCGTCGTTCACCTGGACGATCAGCGGCGCGGGAGGCGGCGGGACGCAGTTGCTCGGCAACCCGGGCTTCGAGACCGGCACTGCGGCGCCTTGGACCGGCACCGCCAAGGTCATCTACAGCGGGACCAAGGAACCGGCGCGGTCCGGAGCCTGGGACGCCTGGCTCGACGGCTACGGCACGACCACCACCGACACGCTGAGCCAGCAGGTCACCATCCCCTCCAGTGCCCGCTCCGCGACGCTCTCCTACTGGCTCCACGTCGACACGGCCGAGACCGGCACCACGGCGTACGACACGCTGAAGGTCCAGCTCGTGAACGGGTCCGGTACGGTCCTGGCGACCCTCGCCACCTACTCCAACCTCGACCATGTCACCGGCTACGCGCAGCACAGCGTCAGCCTGAACGGCTACGTCGGCCAGACCGTCACGCTGAGGTTCACCGGCACCGAAGGCACGCAGAAGCAGACCTCGTTCGTCCTCGACGACACCGCCCTCACGACCTCCTGA
- a CDS encoding sensor histidine kinase: MDRARLILLATVIVTGAAWLGTTFAVPAAERGVVTACVGVAALVVCAAVTVAAYAFESARRLRERVTTTEAELMRLADDTLPAVVKRLRSGASGDTALAEVEQPDSDPQLRILQTLVDAVGRGERMRAAAMSACANAAGRVQALATSMLADLREMENRHDEEVLGDLLRLDHSTAQAGRLADSIAVLTGARSGRRWTKPIVMESVLRGAVGRISAYQRVRIHSTSTVAIAGYAAEGVMHALAELMDNATSFSPPSEDVHVYVEEVYAGVVVTIEDGGLTMSPSALERAERTVSSEALDLTTLSGTRLGLAVVGCLARKHGMTVSFRPSSRGGTGVVVLIPRQLITQGRPGTAPAASRASGVAARVAGAAPVTEPATEVPSPAEAEDGATVTPDATPVGLTASEPDSARWDADPLADKEAGGPTGTGEVIAGLPRRRRGETLAAAPRSAAAADAEPAAPAKPATDPGERFRAFREAGRRGGAGGGVPAPAPDDA, encoded by the coding sequence ATGGACCGAGCCCGGCTCATCCTGCTGGCCACGGTGATCGTCACAGGTGCCGCCTGGCTCGGCACGACGTTCGCCGTACCCGCGGCGGAGCGCGGAGTCGTGACCGCCTGTGTCGGTGTCGCGGCGCTCGTCGTCTGCGCCGCCGTCACCGTCGCCGCCTATGCCTTCGAGTCCGCCCGCCGGCTCCGCGAGCGCGTGACGACGACAGAGGCGGAGCTCATGCGGCTGGCCGACGACACGTTGCCCGCGGTCGTGAAGCGGCTGCGCTCCGGAGCGTCGGGGGACACCGCGCTGGCCGAGGTCGAGCAGCCGGACTCCGACCCACAGTTGCGCATCCTGCAGACCCTGGTCGACGCGGTCGGCAGGGGGGAGCGGATGCGCGCGGCCGCCATGTCGGCCTGTGCGAACGCGGCCGGCCGCGTACAGGCGCTGGCCACCAGCATGCTCGCGGACCTGCGCGAGATGGAGAACCGGCACGACGAAGAGGTCCTCGGCGACCTGCTGAGACTGGACCACAGCACCGCCCAGGCCGGCCGTCTGGCCGACAGCATCGCCGTGCTGACCGGCGCCCGCTCCGGCCGCCGCTGGACCAAGCCGATCGTGATGGAGAGCGTCCTGCGCGGCGCGGTCGGCCGGATCAGCGCCTACCAGCGGGTGCGCATCCACTCCACCAGCACGGTCGCGATCGCCGGGTACGCCGCCGAGGGCGTGATGCACGCGCTCGCGGAGTTGATGGACAACGCGACGAGCTTCTCGCCTCCCTCCGAGGACGTGCACGTGTACGTGGAGGAGGTCTACGCGGGCGTCGTCGTCACGATCGAGGACGGCGGGCTGACGATGAGCCCCTCGGCGCTGGAGCGCGCCGAGCGCACGGTGTCGTCGGAGGCGCTGGACCTGACCACGCTGTCCGGCACCAGGCTCGGCCTGGCCGTGGTCGGCTGCCTGGCGCGTAAGCACGGGATGACCGTCTCGTTCCGGCCGTCCTCACGAGGAGGCACCGGCGTCGTGGTCCTGATCCCGCGGCAGCTGATCACGCAGGGCAGGCCGGGCACCGCTCCGGCCGCCTCCCGCGCCTCGGGCGTCGCCGCCCGGGTGGCCGGCGCGGCACCCGTGACCGAGCCGGCCACGGAGGTGCCGTCCCCCGCCGAGGCGGAGGACGGCGCGACCGTGACCCCGGACGCCACGCCGGTCGGCCTGACGGCGTCCGAACCGGACTCCGCGCGGTGGGACGCCGATCCCCTCGCGGACAAGGAGGCCGGCGGCCCCACCGGTACGGGAGAGGTGATCGCCGGGCTGCCGAGGCGTCGCCGGGGCGAGACGCTGGCGGCGGCACCGCGGAGCGCGGCCGCGGCAGACGCCGAGCCCGCGGCGCCCGCCAAGCCCGCGACCGACCCGGGCGAGAGGTTCCGGGCATTCCGCGAGGCCGGCCGCCGCGGTGGTGCGGGCGGCGGGGTACCCGCGCCGGCGCCCGACGACGCCTGA
- a CDS encoding roadblock/LC7 domain-containing protein codes for MKTTERDLDWLLQNLLERTPETRHALVLSKDGLKLCHTNGLNIDKADQLAAIASGIQSLSYGASAEFGDGTGGLRQSMTEFHGGLLFIVEAGEGAHLAVVASDEADVGLIGHNMHELVEQLGEYLIAQPRQAEQDAGAR; via the coding sequence ATGAAGACCACAGAACGTGACCTCGACTGGCTGCTGCAGAACCTCCTCGAGAGGACGCCCGAGACCCGGCACGCCCTGGTGCTGTCGAAGGACGGTCTCAAGCTCTGTCACACGAACGGGCTGAACATCGACAAGGCCGACCAGCTGGCCGCCATCGCCTCCGGAATCCAGAGCCTGTCCTACGGTGCGTCCGCGGAGTTCGGGGACGGCACCGGGGGACTCCGGCAGTCCATGACGGAGTTCCACGGTGGCCTGCTGTTCATCGTGGAGGCCGGCGAAGGCGCCCACCTCGCCGTCGTGGCCTCGGACGAGGCCGATGTCGGCCTGATCGGGCACAACATGCACGAACTGGTCGAACAGCTCGGGGAGTACCTCATAGCCCAGCCGAGGCAGGCCGAGCAGGACGCCGGCGCGCGATGA
- a CDS encoding DUF742 domain-containing protein, with the protein MTSRPLDKENPDRLYIVTGGRSSVDESSIDLVSLIVSECDPTPGMQSEHVRILRMCHSPTAVVEISAELGLPVSVVKILLCDLLDTGRITARHPSTAPVKEKLPDPATLKQVLLGLEKL; encoded by the coding sequence ATGACCTCACGGCCCCTCGACAAGGAGAACCCGGACCGGCTGTACATCGTCACGGGTGGGCGCAGCAGCGTGGACGAGAGCTCGATCGACCTCGTCTCCCTGATCGTCAGCGAGTGCGATCCCACGCCGGGCATGCAGTCCGAGCACGTCAGGATCCTGAGAATGTGCCACAGCCCGACGGCGGTGGTGGAGATCTCCGCGGAGCTCGGTCTGCCGGTGAGCGTGGTGAAGATCCTGCTGTGCGACCTGCTCGACACCGGCCGGATCACCGCGCGGCATCCGTCCACGGCTCCCGTCAAGGAAAAGCTCCCTGATCCCGCGACCCTGAAGCAGGTGCTCCTTGGACTTGAAAAGCTCTGA
- a CDS encoding GTP-binding protein, with amino-acid sequence MKSSDQAARTPLRSTASDGLKIVIVGGFGVGKTTLVRSVSEIRPLSTEETMTRAGVGIDDAGDVQDKTTTTVAFDFGRISLNNEMVLYLFGAPGQQRFWFLWDRLFSGTLGAVVLVDTRRVEDSWYAIDRLEHHGMPFIVARNHFGGPMPELEDLRKALDLSDDVPLIDCDARERESGKAVLITLVNHLYRLSTALEGAH; translated from the coding sequence TTGAAAAGCTCTGACCAGGCCGCACGTACGCCGTTGCGGAGCACCGCCAGTGACGGACTGAAGATCGTGATCGTCGGCGGATTCGGCGTGGGAAAGACGACGCTGGTCCGCTCGGTCAGCGAGATCCGGCCGCTGAGCACCGAGGAGACGATGACGCGGGCGGGCGTCGGCATCGATGACGCGGGAGACGTTCAGGACAAGACGACGACCACCGTCGCCTTCGACTTCGGGCGCATCAGCCTGAACAACGAGATGGTCCTCTACCTCTTCGGCGCTCCCGGGCAGCAGCGGTTCTGGTTCCTGTGGGACCGGCTGTTCTCCGGCACCCTCGGCGCCGTCGTGCTCGTGGACACCCGCCGGGTGGAGGACTCCTGGTATGCCATCGACCGTCTGGAGCACCACGGCATGCCGTTCATCGTGGCCCGCAACCACTTCGGCGGACCGATGCCCGAGCTGGAGGACCTGCGGAAGGCGCTCGACCTGTCCGACGACGTGCCGCTGATCGACTGTGACGCCCGCGAGCGCGAGTCCGGCAAGGCCGTGCTGATCACGCTCGTGAACCACCTCTACAGACTGTCCACCGCGCTGGAGGGCGCGCACTGA
- a CDS encoding cytochrome P450 gives MHERPGAPSAGDGLVRLYGPRFQSDPAAIYREIRREHGPVAPVLLEGDVPAWLVLGYREVHHVTSNPQIFGRDSRRWNAWKDIPADWALRPYAEYQPCSVFTEGEEHRRRGGALSDALAAVDQFELRNQVERIADQLIDTFAESGRADLMAQYALRLPVLAIARLFGLSEADAPSLAADIAASADEGEEAVRAHQRVVARMRRLVEEKQARPGADYPSRLLAHPAGLPPEEIPSDLFLTMGAAQLTTADWMGNTLRLMLTDDRFALNLSGGRRSVGQALNEVLWEETPTQNFVGRWVIQDTRLGGRHIRKGEVVVLGLAAANADSQVRPASYAHASGNQAYMSFSHGLHGCPQPAREIAEAIVQTAIEVLVDRLPDIVLAVPAHELEWRPSVWMRGLIALPAEFSPMYADRPAG, from the coding sequence ATGCATGAACGCCCCGGCGCGCCGAGCGCGGGCGACGGCTTAGTACGGCTGTACGGGCCGCGGTTCCAGAGCGATCCGGCCGCGATCTACCGGGAGATCAGGCGCGAGCACGGGCCGGTGGCGCCGGTCCTGCTCGAGGGCGACGTACCGGCGTGGCTGGTGCTGGGCTACCGCGAGGTGCACCACGTCACGAGCAATCCCCAGATCTTCGGGCGTGACTCCCGCCGCTGGAACGCCTGGAAGGACATCCCCGCGGACTGGGCGCTGCGACCGTACGCCGAGTACCAGCCGTGCTCGGTGTTCACCGAAGGGGAGGAGCATCGGCGGCGCGGTGGCGCGCTCAGCGACGCTCTCGCCGCGGTCGACCAGTTCGAGCTGCGGAACCAGGTCGAGCGCATCGCCGACCAGCTCATCGACACCTTCGCCGAGAGCGGCAGGGCCGACCTGATGGCGCAGTACGCACTCCGCCTGCCGGTGCTGGCCATCGCGCGGCTGTTCGGCCTGTCCGAGGCCGACGCGCCGAGCCTGGCCGCGGACATCGCCGCCTCTGCCGACGAGGGGGAGGAGGCCGTACGGGCGCACCAGCGCGTGGTCGCACGGATGCGGCGGCTCGTCGAGGAGAAGCAGGCGCGACCCGGCGCGGACTACCCGTCCCGGCTGCTGGCCCATCCCGCGGGGCTGCCGCCGGAGGAGATCCCGTCGGACCTGTTCCTCACGATGGGTGCGGCACAGCTGACGACCGCGGACTGGATGGGCAACACGCTGAGGCTGATGCTCACCGACGACCGGTTCGCGCTGAACCTGTCCGGTGGCCGCCGCAGCGTCGGCCAGGCGCTGAACGAGGTGCTGTGGGAGGAGACGCCGACCCAGAACTTCGTCGGCCGGTGGGTCATCCAGGACACACGGCTGGGCGGCCGGCACATCCGCAAGGGCGAGGTGGTCGTGCTCGGGCTGGCGGCGGCCAACGCCGATTCACAGGTACGGCCCGCCTCGTACGCGCACGCGTCCGGAAACCAGGCCTACATGTCGTTCAGCCATGGCCTCCACGGATGCCCGCAGCCCGCGCGCGAGATCGCCGAGGCCATCGTCCAGACCGCGATCGAGGTGCTCGTCGACCGGCTCCCGGACATCGTGCTGGCGGTGCCCGCGCATGAGCTCGAATGGCGTCCGTCCGTGTGGATGCGCGGACTGATCGCCCTACCCGCCGAGTTCAGCCCGATGTACGCCGACCGGCCCGCCGGGTGA